A single Methanomicrobia archaeon DNA region contains:
- a CDS encoding histone deacetylase, which produces MTRSTGFVYHADFLRHDTGVHPESADRLLSIMRKLEQQELITQLEHIVPERAPIEAVTYVHSREYVQKVADMSARGGGMLDPDTPVCAATFDTALLAAGGLMRAADSVLANDNALKRVFALVRPPGHHANAKRGRGFCIFNNIAIAAEYLKRAYRLKRILIVDWDVHHGNGTQEIFYEDPGVLYLSTHQYPHYPGTGWITEVGAGGGEGYTVNIPLPIGSGDAEYLFALTAILVPIAREFQPECVLVSAGFDTHSTDPLASMKVSTSGFGAFAELVLAIANEQCWGRVILTLEGGYNHEALGDSVLAVFQSLLAGTGALPESGGMRPSAEVQQRVADVLAVQRAYWRI; this is translated from the coding sequence ATGACCAGGTCTACCGGCTTTGTCTATCATGCGGATTTCTTGCGTCATGACACGGGCGTTCATCCCGAGAGCGCGGATCGATTGCTCAGTATCATGCGGAAATTAGAGCAGCAGGAGCTCATCACGCAGCTGGAACATATCGTCCCGGAGCGCGCGCCGATCGAGGCTGTTACGTACGTGCACAGCCGCGAGTATGTGCAGAAGGTAGCGGACATGAGTGCGCGCGGTGGTGGCATGCTCGATCCTGACACGCCGGTCTGCGCTGCGACGTTCGATACAGCCCTCCTCGCAGCAGGCGGGCTCATGCGTGCGGCTGATAGCGTGCTGGCCAATGATAACGCCCTGAAACGGGTTTTTGCACTGGTGCGACCGCCCGGGCATCATGCGAACGCTAAACGCGGCCGCGGGTTCTGTATCTTCAATAATATCGCGATCGCCGCGGAATACCTGAAGCGCGCGTATCGCCTCAAACGCATTCTCATTGTGGACTGGGACGTGCACCACGGTAATGGCACGCAGGAGATCTTCTACGAGGATCCCGGCGTTCTTTATCTCTCCACCCATCAATATCCCCATTATCCAGGAACGGGCTGGATAACGGAGGTGGGCGCGGGAGGAGGCGAGGGTTATACGGTGAATATCCCGCTCCCCATTGGTAGTGGTGATGCTGAGTATCTCTTCGCGCTCACCGCAATCCTGGTGCCCATTGCGCGTGAGTTCCAGCCGGAATGTGTGCTTGTCTCCGCGGGTTTTGATACGCATTCGACTGATCCGCTCGCCTCAATGAAGGTGTCAACCTCGGGTTTTGGCGCATTCGCCGAGCTCGTACTGGCGATAGCGAACGAGCAGTGCTGGGGGCGGGTCATACTGACGTTAGAGGGGGGTTATAATCATGAAGCACTCGGCGACTCCGTGCTGGCAGTCTTCCAGTCGCTTCTGGCAGGAACCGGTGCACTTCCGGAGAGCGGCGGTATGCGTCCGAGTGCGGAGGTACAGCAACGGGTCGCGGATGTACTAGCAGTGCAACGGGCGTACTGGCGTATCTAA
- the purF gene encoding amidophosphoribosyltransferase — protein MRDGAGPGGLNEGCGIAGVVLSRGNAALPLYYALYALQHRGQESSGIAVSGHAESVKLLKGRGLVSEVFSKEQIATLTGTMGIGHVQYSTRGASRIESTEPLLVTYRHGEIAIGLNGSLVNTAALRKELERDGRIFHSDSDTEVIAQLLVKHLMNHTPLDAVKELMRRVVGSYSLVILMDSSVLAVRDPLGIKPLCIGALNDEAGNRTGYIVASESPAIDTLGGELLRDVRPGEVLLLGFPEESPGSPWRARQNGAVPFESHQLYRGLNSAHCIFEYVYFARPDSVIDGRLVYDVRLRIGERLAEEHPVDADIITPVPDSGITYAIGYARRSGIDYMEGLIKNRYVGRTFIMPEQSTRDTAVRLKLNVVHANVAGMRVVLVDDSIVRGTTSRIIVDHLKKKGAREVHLRIGSPPIIAPCYLGIDTPTRDELVACGRTLDEIAAFLHADSVRYVSSEGLIEAVGIDESNLCLGCVSGNYPVEIPGEQCIARQLRLSHFA, from the coding sequence ATGAGAGATGGTGCAGGGCCAGGAGGCCTAAACGAAGGATGCGGGATCGCGGGTGTCGTGCTCAGCAGGGGTAATGCGGCCCTACCACTCTATTATGCGCTCTACGCGTTACAGCATCGCGGGCAGGAATCGTCAGGCATCGCTGTGTCCGGGCACGCGGAATCGGTCAAGCTGCTCAAGGGCCGGGGACTCGTCTCCGAAGTATTCTCCAAAGAACAGATTGCCACGTTAACGGGAACTATGGGTATCGGGCACGTCCAATATTCCACCCGGGGTGCATCCAGGATCGAATCTACGGAACCGTTACTGGTCACGTATCGGCACGGCGAGATCGCCATCGGCCTCAACGGCAGTCTCGTCAACACCGCCGCCTTGCGGAAAGAGCTGGAACGTGACGGGCGGATATTTCATTCGGACTCGGATACGGAGGTAATCGCGCAGTTGCTCGTGAAGCATTTGATGAACCACACTCCGCTGGACGCGGTGAAGGAGCTGATGCGCCGCGTCGTCGGCTCGTATTCGCTGGTCATCCTGATGGACTCATCGGTGCTCGCGGTGCGGGATCCACTCGGCATAAAACCGCTCTGCATCGGCGCCCTGAACGATGAGGCGGGCAACCGCACGGGTTATATCGTCGCGTCTGAGAGTCCCGCAATTGACACGCTGGGCGGTGAGCTCCTGCGCGACGTCCGGCCTGGCGAGGTACTCCTGCTCGGGTTTCCAGAAGAAAGCCCGGGGAGCCCCTGGCGAGCGCGCCAAAACGGTGCTGTGCCGTTTGAGAGCCACCAGTTGTACCGGGGGCTTAACAGCGCTCATTGTATCTTTGAATACGTCTACTTCGCGCGTCCAGACTCGGTAATCGACGGGCGCTTGGTCTATGATGTGCGGCTGCGAATCGGTGAGCGCCTGGCGGAGGAACATCCGGTGGATGCGGACATCATCACCCCCGTCCCTGACTCAGGCATCACCTACGCCATCGGCTATGCGCGGCGTTCGGGCATCGATTACATGGAAGGCCTGATCAAGAACCGATACGTCGGACGGACGTTCATTATGCCGGAGCAATCGACGCGTGACACCGCGGTTCGCCTGAAATTGAACGTGGTACACGCGAATGTGGCTGGGATGCGCGTCGTGCTCGTGGATGACAGCATCGTGCGCGGGACGACCTCGCGCATAATCGTGGATCATTTGAAGAAGAAAGGTGCGCGTGAGGTCCATCTGCGAATCGGGAGCCCACCGATTATCGCGCCATGCTATCTCGGGATCGATACACCGACGCGGGATGAGCTGGTCGCCTGTGGGCGGACTCTCGACGAGATCGCTGCGTTTTTACACGCCGACTCCGTCCGTTATGTGAGCTCTGAGGGGCTGATCGAGGCCGTTGGTATCGATGAGAGCAACCTCTGTCTGGGCTGCGTATCCGGTAA